The Setaria italica strain Yugu1 chromosome IX, Setaria_italica_v2.0, whole genome shotgun sequence genome has a window encoding:
- the LOC101781874 gene encoding F-box/kelch-repeat protein SKIP30 has product MASTLLDGLPNEVALQCLARVPFLFHPMLQLVCRSWRASVRSGDLLKIRNQIGATEELLCVLAFEPENMWQLYDPLRDKWITLPVMPSQIRNIARFGVASVAGKLYVIGGGSDRVDPLTGDHDRIFASNEVWSYDPLQRVWSQRAPMLVARAMFACCALDGKIIVAGGFTNCRKSISKAEIYDPEADMWEPLPDLRQAHSSACSGLVIKGKMHVLHKGLSTVQILEDGGSHWAVEDFSWLQGPMAMVGGELYVLSNSCIMKQRGENFPDKMVSCASEFQSRIGFGMIGLGNSIYLVGGVIGPGPRNQCIKPLSDVDILNVTSERPTWRPGSPMTHCRGSICGCALLRI; this is encoded by the coding sequence ATGGCATCAACCTTACTTGATGGTCTCCCTAATGAAGTTGCTCTCCAGTGCCTTGCACGAGTCCCATTCTTGTTCCATCCCATGCTTCAGTTGGTTTGCCGCTCTTGGAGAGCATCGGTTCGCAGTGGTGACCTTCTTAAGATTCGGAATCAGATTGGTGCGACAGAAGAACTGTTATGTGTGTTGGCATTTGAACCAGAAAACATGTGGCAACTTTATGACCCCCTACGGGACAAGTGGATAACTCTCCCTGTCATGCCGTCTCAAATAAGGAACATAGCCCGCTTTGGAGTGGCCTCAGTTGCTGGCAAGCTCTATGTAATTGGTGGTGGCAGTGATCGAGTTGATCCGCTTACTGGAGACCATGACAGGATCTTTGCGAGCAATGAAGTTTGGTCTTATGATCCGCTACAGCGAGTGTGGTCCCAGAGGGCTCCAATGCTTGTGGCTCGAGCGATGTTTGCTTGTTGCGCATTGGATGGTAAAATAATCGTTGCAGGGGGATTCACAAACTGCCGCAAATCGATATCAAAGGCTGAGATTTATGACCCTGAAGCTGACATGTGGGAGCCTCTCCCTGATCTTCGTCAGGCACACAGCTCTGCATGTTCTGGACTTGTCATCAAGGGTAAGATGCATGTATTGCATAAAGGTCTGTCAACAGTGCAGATTCTAGAAGATGGTGGCAGTCATTGggctgttgaggatttctcctGGCTGCAAGGCCCAATGGCAATGGTCGGTGGAGAGCTGTATGTGCTAAGCAATAGCTGTATTATGAAGCAACGTGGGGAGAACTTCCCTGATAAGATGGTGTCTTGTGCATCTGAATTTCAAAGCAGGATCGGCTTTGGGATGATTGGTCTTGGCAACAGCATATATTTGGTTGGAGGAGTGATTGGACCAGGGCCAAGAAACCAGTGCATCAAGCCGCTGTCTGATGTTGATATCTTGAATGTCACAAGTGAGAGACCAACCTGGCGACCAGGTTCACCAATGACACATTGTCGAGGGAGCATCTGCGGCTGTGCTTTGTTGAGGATTTAG